A part of Streptomyces sp. DSM 40750 genomic DNA contains:
- a CDS encoding SDR family oxidoreductase, with amino-acid sequence MDKDVAVIIGAGGIGLAIARRVGIGRIVLLADYSEKALGVAAEQLRGAGYDVSTHVVDVSQPDAVAALADTAAELGPVTQVVHSAGVSPVQGTTEQVLHVDLLGTALVLDEFARVIAPGGAGVVISSMAGHMAGAHPYDTEHALASTPVSELLALPFLAPEEVGDSGAAYALSKRGNALRVQAAAVEWGKHGARINCISPGIISTPLAQDEMSGPGAEGYRQMIETSAAGRIGTPDDVAEAAAFLLGQQAGFITGSDLLADGGVIAALRAAQAWPVGRAQS; translated from the coding sequence ATGGACAAGGACGTAGCGGTCATCATCGGCGCGGGCGGCATCGGTCTGGCGATCGCCCGTCGTGTGGGCATCGGCCGCATCGTGCTGCTCGCCGATTACAGCGAGAAGGCGCTGGGCGTCGCCGCTGAGCAGCTTCGCGGCGCGGGCTACGACGTGTCCACCCACGTCGTCGACGTGTCCCAGCCCGACGCGGTGGCGGCCCTCGCCGACACGGCCGCGGAGCTGGGCCCCGTCACTCAGGTCGTGCACAGCGCCGGAGTCTCGCCCGTACAAGGCACCACGGAGCAGGTCCTGCACGTCGACCTGCTCGGCACCGCGCTGGTCCTCGACGAGTTCGCCCGCGTCATCGCGCCTGGCGGCGCCGGTGTCGTCATCTCCAGCATGGCCGGCCACATGGCGGGCGCCCACCCGTACGACACCGAGCACGCGCTGGCGAGCACCCCCGTCTCCGAGCTGCTCGCCCTGCCGTTCCTGGCCCCCGAGGAGGTGGGCGACTCCGGTGCCGCCTATGCCTTGTCCAAGCGGGGCAACGCGCTGCGCGTGCAGGCCGCCGCCGTCGAGTGGGGCAAGCACGGCGCCCGCATCAACTGCATCAGCCCCGGCATCATCTCCACCCCCCTGGCCCAGGACGAGATGTCCGGGCCCGGCGCCGAGGGATACCGCCAGATGATCGAGACGTCGGCCGCCGGACGCATCGGTACCCCCGACGACGTTGCCGAGGCGGCGGCCTTCCTGCTCGGGCAGCAGGCCGGCTTCATCACCGGGTCCGACCTCCTGGCCGACGGCGGTGTGATCGCGGCGCTGCGGGCCGCTCAGGCGTGGCCCGTGGGCCGGGCGCAGAGCTGA